One Augochlora pura isolate Apur16 chromosome 10, APUR_v2.2.1, whole genome shotgun sequence DNA window includes the following coding sequences:
- the Vps15 gene encoding vacuolar protein sorting 15 isoform X1, which produces MGNQLVGIAPSQIFPVEHYLTDHSDLLFDVNLGSTRFFKVARARSQEGLIVVKVFAIHDPTLPLSAYKDKLEEIRSKLASAVNCLPFQRMILTEKSGSIMREYVKYSLYDRISTRPFLTSIEKKWITFQVLYALHQAHKFGVCHGDIKLENIMITSWNWILLTDFASFKPTYLPEDNPADFSYFFDTSRRRTCYIAPERFVKTLSSELSNTLLLSEQELKTGDLHPMMDIFSAGCALAELYNEGHPPFDFSQLLAYRNNEYSANKHLDAIEDPGIRELLVSMLERNPANRKSAEIYLAQARGTIFPEYFYSFLQSYMLIFSAAPILSPDEKINRLKKDIGNIINILKAEENEKLKNDKKETTRSNQFDNNVDLLKHDSGHSEENTVVDGDSDQSIDKSDLNQIDEKTDIKEFSSQEPLEGLVIITQLVTSCIRGLHHSQSKLQSLEILLELAENTSDETILDRILPYIFHLVHDPAPRVRVSAIHILTKCLHLVKSIPPTDVNIFPEYILPGLAHITQDEAVIVRAAYAENIAHLAHIALRYLENSHLSNLSNKEGPKPSYDSELQTLHEMVQQSVSMLLTDPQNLVKQTLMESGINKLCVFFGKQKANDILLSHVITFLNDKEDKELRGSFFECIVGVAAYVGWHSSPILMPLLQQGLADPEEFVTTKAINAMATLTELGLLHKSGLYQLLYETTVFLVHPNLWIRHATVGFISAAARTLNLVDVQCKVQTVIQPYLKHPLIQIEIEILLWEALVPPIPRIVYDSVVKYSDVEELFQVLEQRQAARAKAVTGIVPQYNEMSTSLRNLFRRLSSESMTETVEDQLLIMKPHLMKINKYRNSVDAKQSTIKSMDGKLELSSMKDRIRHHIVILYPDTKADLGLPPFKRLDRRTSDSVSTYATMNQEWRTMFAAQDNVQHTVKMSDMTGSSGSPSQSLHGGDIHLSPQHSLSDMNSINDHSLHERSYIQYRCAPCRLEVRQLTYRKQEQHAAALRAQHWADNIAWQTGSRLLPSGWRPRGVSVAHLHEHRAAVNRLVSIPDTSLFASSSADGCIKIWDASKMEGRNIANRSRQTHMHRGGPLVGLAVCDQGQSLASSASQSGTVFVLRIEPNSSKMSIIGTRQLDLQEEGCAVDLQYLDSGSQSVLVYASLYGSLVGWDLRCPGTTWRLENDLKNGVITSFCVNNYQQWLTLGTSSGVHTCWDLRFQLPITSIKHPTGARVRKVITHPTEHSWIISAVQGNNEISMWNLETDFRQMVLWASSAPPLSHSQGGHSVCAIYSGCIDRSGFLLAGGADMRLRFWDLNTPNESYVALPAANDATPPNSLAYEQRLIDGTNVVQEVLANDGPAPSSVGGSSVRTRNSEGGQGPETPPSGHHDTISAVAMSNTCILTGSTDGLIQVWK; this is translated from the exons ATGGGAAATCAATTAGTCGGCATCGCGCCTAGTCAAATATTTCCAGTAGAACATTATCTGACCGACCATAGTGACTTATTATTCGATGTAAA CTTAGGAAGCACCAGATTTTTTAAAGTCGCCAGAGCCAGGAGCCAAGAGGGTCTCATAGTAGTAAAAGTTTTTGCTATTCATGATCCCACATTGCCGTTATCAGCGTACAAGGATAAACTTGAGGAGATTAGATCTAAATTAGCTTCTGCTGTAAATTGCCTACCTTTTCAAAGAATGATT ctCACAGAAAAATCAGGGTCAATAATGAGAGAATATGTAAAGTATTCACTTTACGATAGAATTAGTACTAGGCCATTTTTAACaagtatagaaaaaaaatggatAACTTTTCAAGTTTTATATGCATTACATCAAGCACATAAG TTTGGAGTCTGCCATGGTGACATAAAGctagaaaatattatgattaCCAGCTGGAATTGGATTCTGCTCACAGATTTCGCAAGTTTTAAACCAACTTATTTACCTGAAGATAATCCAGCtgatttttcatatttttttgatACATCTAGAAGAAG GACATGTTACATTGCGCCTGAACGGTTTGTGAAAACATTATCGTCAGAATTGAGCAAtacgttattattatctgAGCAAGAGTTAAAAACGGGTGATTTGCATCCAATGATGGACATTTTTTCTGCAGGCTGTGCTTTAGCAGAGTTGTATAATGAAGGACACCCACCATTTGACTTTTCTCAACTCTTAG CATATAGAAACAATGAATATTCTGCGAACAAGCATTTGGATGCCATAGAGGATCCAGGAATACGGGAATTGCTTGTATCTATGCTGGAAAGAAATCCAGCAAACAGAAAAAGTGCTGAAATTTATTTGGCTCAGGCTCGTGGCACGATATTTCCGgaatatttctattcgttTCTACAGTCATATATGTTAATTTTTTCTGCTGCTCCGATTCTGTCGCcagatgaaaaaataaatagactgAAGAAAGATAttggtaatattattaacattttgaaAGCAGAAGAGAAcgaaaaactgaaaaatgataaaaaggaaacaacTAGGAGTAATCAATTTGATAATAACgtagatttattaaaacatgatTCTGGCCATAGTGAAGAGAATACCGTTGTGGATGGCGACAGTGATCAAAGTATTGACAAAAGTGATTTAAACCAGATAGATGAAAAAACagatattaaagaattttcctCCCAAGAGCCTTTAGAAGGGCTGGTTATCATAACTCAGCTGGTTACGTCGTGTATACGAGGCTTGCATCATTCACAGTCGAAATTGCAAAGTCTTGAAATACTGCTTGAATTAGCAGAAAATACTTCAGATGAGACGATACTAGATCGCATTTTGCCTTATATT tTTCATTTGGTTCATGATCCTGCTCCACGAGTAAGAGTATCAGCTATACACATATTGACAAAATGTTTGCATCTTGTAAAATCAATTCCGCCGAcagatgtaaatatttttccagaataCATTTTACCAGGTCTGGCGCATATCACACAAGACGAAGCAGTCATAGTTCGGGCTGCATATGCGGAAAATATTGCACATCTGGCACACATAGCGCTGCGTTACTTGGAGAATTCTCATTTGTCGAATTTGAGTAATAAAGAAGGTCCAAAACCAAGTTATGATAGCGAGCTTCAGACATTACACGAAATG GTACAACAATCTGTGTCCATGTTATTAACAGATCCCCAGAATTTAGTAAAGCAAACATTAATGGAGAGCGGAATAAATAAACTCTGTGTATTTTTTGGCAAGCAAAAAGCGAACGATATTCTGCTTAGTCATGTTATCACTTTCTTAAATGATAAAGAGGACAAGGAATTAAGGGGCTCCTTTTTCGAGTGTATCGTGGGTGTAGCTGCTTATGTTGGATGGCACAGTAGTCCTATACTTATGCCTCTTCTTCAACAAGGATTAGCAGATCCTGAGGAATTTGTAACGACCAAAGCCATCAATGCGATGGCCACTCTCACCGAATTGGGTCTTTTACATAAATCCGGGCTTTATCAACTGCTATATGAGACTACAGTTTTTCTA GTGCATCCCAATTTATGGATAAGACATGCAACAGTCGGTTTCATATCCGCCGCGGCAAGAACACTCAACTTGGTGGATGTTCAGTGCAAAGTGCAGACAGTGATTCAGCCGTACTTAAAACATCCTTTAATTcaaatagagatagagatctTATTGTGGGAAGCCTTGGTACCACCTATACCAAGAATCGTTTACGATTCTGTAGTGAAGTACTCTGATGTAGAAGAACTGTTTCAAGTTCTCGAACAAAGACAAGCAGCTCGCGCTAAAGCTGTAACGGGAATTGTACCGCAGTATAATGAAATGAGTACATCATTACGAAAT CTTTTTAGACGACTGAGTTCAGAATCCATGACCGAGACTGTTGAAGATCAACTACTGATAATGAAACCacatttaatgaaaattaataaatatcgcaaCTCGGTAGATGCAAAGCAAAGTACAATCAAATCTATGGATGGGAAATTAGAATTGAGCTCTATGAAGGACAGGATACGACATCacattgtaatattgtatccTGACACGAAAGCCGACCTGGGTCTGCCACCATTTAAACGATTAGATCGTAGAACCTCGGATAGTGTCAGTACATATGCAACGATGAACCAGGAATGGCGTACAATGTTCGCAGCTCAAGATAACGTTCAa CACACCGTGAAAATGTCAGACATGACCGGAAGTAGCGGCAGCCCTAGCCAAAGTTTGCACGGAGGGGATATACATTTATCACCTCAACATAGCTTGTCTGATATGAACAGCATAAACGATCACTCTCTGCATGAGCGTTCATATATTCAAT ACAGGTGTGCACCTTGTAGATTAGAGGTGAGACAATTGACATACAGAAAGCAAGAACAGCATGCTGCAGCATTAAGAGCACAGCATTGGGCTGATAATATTGCATGGCAAAccg GCTCAAGATTGTTGCCAAGTGGCTGGAGACCTAGAGGAGTTTCGGTTGCCCATCTTCATGAACACAGAGCAGCAGTGAATAGGCTAGTTTCCATACCAGACACTAGTCTATTTGCAAGTAGCTCTGCGGATGGATGTATTAAGATATGGGACGCTAGTAAAATGGAGGGCCGAAACATAGCTAATCGTTCAAG gCAAACACATATGCACAGAGGTGGTCCTCTAGTTGGTCTGGCAGTGTGCGATCAGGGGCAATCACTAGCAAGTTCTGCGAGTCAATCGGGGACTGTGTTCGTATTACGAATTGAACCGAATTCGAGTAAAATGAGCATCATCGGAACCAGACAACTGGATCTTCAG GAAGAAGGATGCGCAGTAGACTTGCAGTACTTGGACTCAGGATCACAGTCAGTTCTAGTATACGCTTCTCTATATGGATCATTGGTTGGATGGGACTTGCGGTGTCCCGGTACAACGTGGCGTTTAGAGAACGATCTAAAAAACGGAGTGATTACGTCCTTTTGTGTGAACAATTATCAGCAGTGGTTGACACTTGGCACTAGTTCGGGTGTGCACACGTGTTGGGACTTACGATTTCAGTTACCGATAACCAGCATCAAACATCCCACCG GCGCCAGAGTTCGAAAAGTAATCACCCATCCAACAGAGCATTCGTGGATTATTTCCGCTGTACAAGGAAACAACGAGATTTCCATGTGGAATCTTGAAACCGATTTTCGGCAAATGGTTCTCTGGGCGTCGAGTGCTCCTCCTCTCAGTCATTCTCAGGGTGGTCACAGTGTATGCGCCATATATTCTGGATGTATTGATCGCTCTGGTTTTCTGCTGGCCGGTGGTGCCGACATGAGGCTACGTTTTTGGGATTTGAACACTCCCAATGAATCTTATGTCGCATTGCCTGCAGCCAACGACGCTACCCCTCCAAATTCATTGGCATATGA GCAACGGTTGATAGATGGAACAAACGTCGTGCAAGAAGTCTTGGCCAACGATGGGCCCGCGCCGTCGTCCGTGGGAGGCAGCAGCGTTCGAACAAGGAACTCGGAAGGTGGTCAGGGGCCAGAAACACCACCGTCGGGTCACCATGACACGATTTCTGCCGTAGCTATGTCGAACACCTGTATTCTGACTGGCAGCACGGATGGCTTGATACAAGTTTGGAAATGA
- the Vps15 gene encoding vacuolar protein sorting 15 isoform X2 translates to MGNQLVGIAPSQIFPVEHYLTDHSDLLFDVNLGSTRFFKVARARSQEGLIVVKVFAIHDPTLPLSAYKDKLEEIRSKLASAVNCLPFQRMILTEKSGSIMREYVKYSLYDRISTRPFLTSIEKKWITFQVLYALHQAHKFGVCHGDIKLENIMITSWNWILLTDFASFKPTYLPEDNPADFSYFFDTSRRRTCYIAPERFVKTLSSELSNTLLLSEQELKTGDLHPMMDIFSAGCALAELYNEGHPPFDFSQLLAYRNNEYSANKHLDAIEDPGIRELLVSMLERNPANRKSAEIYLAQARGTIFPEYFYSFLQSYMLIFSAAPILSPDEKINRLKKDIGNIINILKAEENEKLKNDKKETTRSNQFDNNVDLLKHDSGHSEENTVVDGDSDQSIDKSDLNQIDEKTDIKEFSSQEPLEGLVIITQLVTSCIRGLHHSQSKLQSLEILLELAENTSDETILDRILPYIFHLVHDPAPRVRVSAIHILTKCLHLVKSIPPTDVNIFPEYILPGLAHITQDEAVIVRAAYAENIAHLAHIALRYLENSHLSNLSNKEGPKPSYDSELQTLHEMVQQSVSMLLTDPQNLVKQTLMESGINKLCVFFGKQKANDILLSHVITFLNDKEDKELRGSFFECIVGVAAYVGWHSSPILMPLLQQGLADPEEFVTTKAINAMATLTELGLLHKSGLYQLLYETTVFLVHPNLWIRHATVGFISAAARTLNLVDVQCKVQTVIQPYLKHPLIQIEIEILLWEALVPPIPRIVYDSVVKYSDVEELFQVLEQRQAARAKAVTGIVPQYNEMSTSLRNLFRRLSSESMTETVEDQLLIMKPHLMKINKYRNSVDAKQSTIKSMDGKLELSSMKDRIRHHIVILYPDTKADLGLPPFKRLDRRTSDSVSTYATMNQEWRTMFAAQDNVQHTVKMSDMTGSSGSPSQSLHGGDIHLSPQHSLSDMNSINDHSLHERSYIQYRCAPCRLEVRQLTYRKQEQHAAALRAQHWADNIAWQTGSRLLPSGWRPRGVSVAHLHEHRAAVNRLVSIPDTSLFASSSADGCIKIWDASKMEGRNIANRSRQTHMHRGGPLVGLAVCDQGQSLASSASQSGTVFVLRIEPNSSKMSIIGTRQLDLQKDAQ, encoded by the exons ATGGGAAATCAATTAGTCGGCATCGCGCCTAGTCAAATATTTCCAGTAGAACATTATCTGACCGACCATAGTGACTTATTATTCGATGTAAA CTTAGGAAGCACCAGATTTTTTAAAGTCGCCAGAGCCAGGAGCCAAGAGGGTCTCATAGTAGTAAAAGTTTTTGCTATTCATGATCCCACATTGCCGTTATCAGCGTACAAGGATAAACTTGAGGAGATTAGATCTAAATTAGCTTCTGCTGTAAATTGCCTACCTTTTCAAAGAATGATT ctCACAGAAAAATCAGGGTCAATAATGAGAGAATATGTAAAGTATTCACTTTACGATAGAATTAGTACTAGGCCATTTTTAACaagtatagaaaaaaaatggatAACTTTTCAAGTTTTATATGCATTACATCAAGCACATAAG TTTGGAGTCTGCCATGGTGACATAAAGctagaaaatattatgattaCCAGCTGGAATTGGATTCTGCTCACAGATTTCGCAAGTTTTAAACCAACTTATTTACCTGAAGATAATCCAGCtgatttttcatatttttttgatACATCTAGAAGAAG GACATGTTACATTGCGCCTGAACGGTTTGTGAAAACATTATCGTCAGAATTGAGCAAtacgttattattatctgAGCAAGAGTTAAAAACGGGTGATTTGCATCCAATGATGGACATTTTTTCTGCAGGCTGTGCTTTAGCAGAGTTGTATAATGAAGGACACCCACCATTTGACTTTTCTCAACTCTTAG CATATAGAAACAATGAATATTCTGCGAACAAGCATTTGGATGCCATAGAGGATCCAGGAATACGGGAATTGCTTGTATCTATGCTGGAAAGAAATCCAGCAAACAGAAAAAGTGCTGAAATTTATTTGGCTCAGGCTCGTGGCACGATATTTCCGgaatatttctattcgttTCTACAGTCATATATGTTAATTTTTTCTGCTGCTCCGATTCTGTCGCcagatgaaaaaataaatagactgAAGAAAGATAttggtaatattattaacattttgaaAGCAGAAGAGAAcgaaaaactgaaaaatgataaaaaggaaacaacTAGGAGTAATCAATTTGATAATAACgtagatttattaaaacatgatTCTGGCCATAGTGAAGAGAATACCGTTGTGGATGGCGACAGTGATCAAAGTATTGACAAAAGTGATTTAAACCAGATAGATGAAAAAACagatattaaagaattttcctCCCAAGAGCCTTTAGAAGGGCTGGTTATCATAACTCAGCTGGTTACGTCGTGTATACGAGGCTTGCATCATTCACAGTCGAAATTGCAAAGTCTTGAAATACTGCTTGAATTAGCAGAAAATACTTCAGATGAGACGATACTAGATCGCATTTTGCCTTATATT tTTCATTTGGTTCATGATCCTGCTCCACGAGTAAGAGTATCAGCTATACACATATTGACAAAATGTTTGCATCTTGTAAAATCAATTCCGCCGAcagatgtaaatatttttccagaataCATTTTACCAGGTCTGGCGCATATCACACAAGACGAAGCAGTCATAGTTCGGGCTGCATATGCGGAAAATATTGCACATCTGGCACACATAGCGCTGCGTTACTTGGAGAATTCTCATTTGTCGAATTTGAGTAATAAAGAAGGTCCAAAACCAAGTTATGATAGCGAGCTTCAGACATTACACGAAATG GTACAACAATCTGTGTCCATGTTATTAACAGATCCCCAGAATTTAGTAAAGCAAACATTAATGGAGAGCGGAATAAATAAACTCTGTGTATTTTTTGGCAAGCAAAAAGCGAACGATATTCTGCTTAGTCATGTTATCACTTTCTTAAATGATAAAGAGGACAAGGAATTAAGGGGCTCCTTTTTCGAGTGTATCGTGGGTGTAGCTGCTTATGTTGGATGGCACAGTAGTCCTATACTTATGCCTCTTCTTCAACAAGGATTAGCAGATCCTGAGGAATTTGTAACGACCAAAGCCATCAATGCGATGGCCACTCTCACCGAATTGGGTCTTTTACATAAATCCGGGCTTTATCAACTGCTATATGAGACTACAGTTTTTCTA GTGCATCCCAATTTATGGATAAGACATGCAACAGTCGGTTTCATATCCGCCGCGGCAAGAACACTCAACTTGGTGGATGTTCAGTGCAAAGTGCAGACAGTGATTCAGCCGTACTTAAAACATCCTTTAATTcaaatagagatagagatctTATTGTGGGAAGCCTTGGTACCACCTATACCAAGAATCGTTTACGATTCTGTAGTGAAGTACTCTGATGTAGAAGAACTGTTTCAAGTTCTCGAACAAAGACAAGCAGCTCGCGCTAAAGCTGTAACGGGAATTGTACCGCAGTATAATGAAATGAGTACATCATTACGAAAT CTTTTTAGACGACTGAGTTCAGAATCCATGACCGAGACTGTTGAAGATCAACTACTGATAATGAAACCacatttaatgaaaattaataaatatcgcaaCTCGGTAGATGCAAAGCAAAGTACAATCAAATCTATGGATGGGAAATTAGAATTGAGCTCTATGAAGGACAGGATACGACATCacattgtaatattgtatccTGACACGAAAGCCGACCTGGGTCTGCCACCATTTAAACGATTAGATCGTAGAACCTCGGATAGTGTCAGTACATATGCAACGATGAACCAGGAATGGCGTACAATGTTCGCAGCTCAAGATAACGTTCAa CACACCGTGAAAATGTCAGACATGACCGGAAGTAGCGGCAGCCCTAGCCAAAGTTTGCACGGAGGGGATATACATTTATCACCTCAACATAGCTTGTCTGATATGAACAGCATAAACGATCACTCTCTGCATGAGCGTTCATATATTCAAT ACAGGTGTGCACCTTGTAGATTAGAGGTGAGACAATTGACATACAGAAAGCAAGAACAGCATGCTGCAGCATTAAGAGCACAGCATTGGGCTGATAATATTGCATGGCAAAccg GCTCAAGATTGTTGCCAAGTGGCTGGAGACCTAGAGGAGTTTCGGTTGCCCATCTTCATGAACACAGAGCAGCAGTGAATAGGCTAGTTTCCATACCAGACACTAGTCTATTTGCAAGTAGCTCTGCGGATGGATGTATTAAGATATGGGACGCTAGTAAAATGGAGGGCCGAAACATAGCTAATCGTTCAAG gCAAACACATATGCACAGAGGTGGTCCTCTAGTTGGTCTGGCAGTGTGCGATCAGGGGCAATCACTAGCAAGTTCTGCGAGTCAATCGGGGACTGTGTTCGTATTACGAATTGAACCGAATTCGAGTAAAATGAGCATCATCGGAACCAGACAACTGGATCTTCAG AAGGATGCGCAGTAG
- the LOC144475619 gene encoding uncharacterized protein LOC144475619 yields the protein MKLYESKNTCTSLKLEINKLNKLLCSEVGENVNLCNLSNQPGGWRGRAEQVQLLQQKVAELQSRLSDYEGTQKTSIASVDRKCMAGLRNMEKERRQHIENCVKQLRQSEIAIENHKRKLEASKARIKVLEHELNAAKGNIAVLNEKRAHDDQMIETLGERLKTMEARLQDREMDMKIREEKIERESMNLRNDLQSAQLQMERLKRKLEEREIEIDKLRDGIIPDGWIKAQRRCSEEVHPEINSNSLNHSPPQTFRSSSDPNEYVTFALAAEAERERLLDLVAELNRRLDKERTETELLSNSLRDERYKSAKFEVKLRRLESEKMGLMRTDTGYRSRLLSRSMKTNDEFINGEEMRLKMELLQEECLALKARLDTVQQDKSLDFARYKEMLDQVRKIFQDAWRGRSLPTAGSRSTITI from the exons ATGAAACTATACGAGTCGAAGAATACCTGCACCAgtttgaaattagaaattaacaaattgaacAAG TTACTGTGCAGCGAAGTGGGCGAGAATGTGAACCTGTGTAATCTATCGAACCAGCCTGGAGGATGGCGAGGCAGAGCTGAACAGGTTCAATTATTGCAACAGAAGGTAGCGGAATTGCAATCGAGATTGTCGGATTATGAAGGAACGCAGAAGACATCAATCG CATCCGTGGACCGGAAGTGTATGGCTGGTCTTCGGAACATGGAGAAGGAACGCCGCCAGCATATCGAGAATTGTGTGAAGCAGCTTCGTCAGTCAGAGATTGCGATTGAGAATCATAAAAGAAAGCTGGAGGCTTCGAAGGCGAGAATAAAGGTGTTGGAACATGAATTGAATGCAGCGAAAGGAAACATCGCGGTATTAAATGAGAAGAGAGCTCACGATGACCAAATGATCGAGACTCTCGGT GAGCGGTTGAAAACTATGGAAGCAAGGCTACAGGATAGGGAAATGGACATGAAGATCAGGGAGGAGAAAATCGAGCGCGAGTCTATGAACTTAAGGAACGATTTACAATCCGCGCAGCTTCAGATGGAGcgtttgaaaagaaaattggagGAACGTGAGATCGAGATTGATAAGCTCAG AGACGGGATTATTCCTGATGGGTGGATCAAAGCTCAGAGAAGATGTTCGGAAGAAGTTCATCCAGAGATTAACTCAAACAGTTTGAATCATAGTCCACCACAGACTTTCAGAAGCTCCAGCGATCCGAACGAGTATGTGACGTTCGCTCTTGCAGCCGAAGCCGAAAGAGAAAGACTACTGGATCTGGTTGCAGAATTGAACAGACGACTGGATAAAGAAAGAACCGAAACTGAGTTGCTTTCT AATTCTTTGCGCGACGAAAGATACAAGTCAGCAAAATTTGAGGTAAAACTCCGGAGATTGGAGTCCGAAAAGATGGGTCTGATGAGGACCGATACTGGGTATAGATCAAGACTTTTATCTCGATCAATGAAGACCAATGATGAGTTTATTAACGGCGAGGAAATGCGTCTGAA AATGGAACTATTGCAGGAAGAATGCCTCGCTTTGAAAGCAAGATTGGACACGGTACAACAAGACAAATCCTTGGATTTTGCAAGATATAAAGAAATGCTCGATCAAGTCAGGAAAATTTTTCAGGATGCGTGGAG gGGAAGATCACTACCCACTGCTGGCAGTCGTTCTACAATTACGATATAG